The Aspergillus nidulans FGSC A4 chromosome VIII genome contains the following window.
TACATGATCTTCGTCTGATCGACTTTGCGCATGCCAGCTGGACTCCTGGCCAGGGGCCGGACGAGAACGTCCTAACGGGAGTGCGTAACTTGGCTCGCATATTCGAGGAACTGTCGAATTAGAAGTACGACCATCACTCCATAATATAGCCATGTACGGCATCTTATTTGTAGTCGCTGGCGACTTCGAATGGATTTCGTTCAGTATATTGCAGAAACTTACCTAGCTTAGATCAATGCAATTAACAATTAGTCCTTGCTACTGGAACTTATAGCACAAAATTCGCTATTTCTTATGAACGATTGGGCAGGTCAAAGACGCCACTTCGTTCCATGACCTCCGTGCCATAATTCTCTTACTCGGGCCAGATGAGGATACCGTGGAATACGAGGCACGTCACGAGGACCAGACTTCCAGGCAGCACAACTCAGCTCTTTAGTCCTATTTCAGCTCCTTTAAGGCTCACGATGGAGCAGGTATTCTTCTGGACCCACGAGGCAAGTAGGTTCCTGAAATTAAAATATCTCAGACCATGAGGATCATCATTATCGGAGGCGGCATCTCTGGCTGCGCAGTATATCTCCAACTCAAAAAGCATCTCCCCCAGGCCAATACATCCTCTCAGCAGGAGATAATCATCTACGAAGCTTACGACACAGGGATAGACACAAAGGATGAAAACTGCGATGGTCAACCCCATTCCTCCACGCTAGTCGTCGGCGGCGGACTCGGGCTCTTCCCCAACGGCCTCAAAGTTCTGGAACGGTTGGATGAGGACATCCTCCGTGATATTGTTTGCGGCGGATATGTTATCGCGCACCAGAATATGAAATCAAAGAATGGAACATTACTTCTAAGAATGGATCCTAGTTCGGATCCTGACCCATCGCGGGACGGAAAACGCATGCATCTGCTTGGGATAAGCCGACATTCATTGTGGAGTAACTTGCGAAGAAGGGTCCCAAGTTGTGATATACAAACGAAGCGGGTGTCGAAGGTTGTCGCGAACGAGCATGGAAGCAATGTGGTTTACTTTGCGAACGGGAGTCCGCCTGTTGAGGCAGACCTGGTCATTGGTGCCGATGGAGTTAAAGGGATCACGAAACAGGCCTTGTTCCCCAACCAGCAGATATGCAAGCCCGAATACCAGTGAGTGAGAACCCCAAAATTTGTGTGTATTGCTGACGCTCCAGGGGCCTTGTTGGTGTTGGCGGCTTTATCTCTACGAAAGAAGTACAAGGTCTGGTCGAAAAGGGCTCGATGAACCTGGTCTTTGGCGGCAATGGGTTCTTCGGGTACTTTTACTCAAACAGCGCCTCGTCCGCACAGCAGATGGGCTCAGCATACGACATTTCCGAGCCTGGAGAGACCTTGGCATGGTGGTCAACATACGCCGTCGACGAATGTCCCGACCCTAAGTCCCTGGACATGGACGCCGTGGCAAAACAACTACGCGAGAGACATGCGCAGTGGAAAGACCCGGTCATTCAGAAGATTCTGCCTTCGTTACAGGTTAGGAGCATGTACCCAACATGGACGACCCCTCAACTTCCCACGTGGGAGAAAAACGGCGTTGTCCTAATTGGCGACGCAGCGCATGCCCTCCCATCTACATCAGGCCAAGGCTCCTCGCAGGCCCTGGAAGATGCTGAGGCGTTTGCCGTACTGCTTAGCCATACTCTCCGTGGTGTATATAAGAAGGACTCTGCAGACGCTATCACAAAAAAGGAGGCCATCACGACGGCTGCGAAGCAGTATGAGGCGATTCGCTACCCCCGAGTGCAGGAGATTTTAGAAAATGCACAGCGGATGCAGAATAGCAAGCGGGATATGGGCCCTATAGCTGAGTATATTCTGTATTGTGGACTGTGGATCGCAGGCACGTCAATCTATACAGCTGGCTTCTGCTTGCTAACATTTCTAGGATGTTTCCCGAATATATTGTCGCGTTTCCAGAAGAAGGTGATTAATTACAATATTGCCGAGGATGTGAAGGCCTTTATTGGACGACAGGAATGATGTTTTCCTTGACTGGATTTATTAAAGCGTCATATTCTTAATGGGATTTGAGGGATTCCAAGACCCGTAGATACAGAAACTTAGCAATTACCCAATTGAGGGTCGTGCTAAGCTTTTATACTCACTCTGTAGGCTCTGCTAAGCCTGAAGATCCACCTGCCATCGACAAGGTTGTCTCGTCCGAGTCCGACAAGCTCGGAGTTAACAGTATCGGTGCGGACAGAATTTCTTGCTTTCCTCGACCGCTGAGGTCACTCTCTTATCAATCCAGCTTGTACGATCCAGCAATCTCAGAAGGAAATCCCTCCCATGTCGTTCCCTCCAGCATAACCGAGAATCAAAGTAACCCACGTCTGATATGACCATGTGTCCCACCATCAATCGGGTTCCCGGTCTCACCGAGTAACTCTAACGAGTCAGGATTCTTCTAGACGggccagaaatgggttgTATCCGTGTGAGCCCACTTTAACTGGGTTTCCAGTGGTTTATGAGCCATTGCGCTCCATGAAGGTGTGGATTATCAATCAATCGGCACGAACACCATCGTATCTCCGAGCTCAGGTATGAAAACTCTGGCTTCCTTTTCGTTTCTGAATAAAATTCACAGCTAATGGCCAGCAACTGACTCCGCCATGCAGTCATACCTCCAGTACCGCCGCATCGGCCAGGCCGTTCGTAAACAGCTATCCGAGCATCCAGAATGGACACTCAACGCACAGCAACGAAGAGATGACCTCACTACATCGATCCAGAACAATGGAGTAGCTGATGACAAACCATCAAGCTTGCGACCACTTTCCCTCCCACCAGGCGTCAAGCAAAAGGAGATCATCGACGCCAATGGGGTCTCAAGGACCGTCCTTGTCGTGGGCTGGGAGAGCCATCAGGACCCCACAAACCCGCACAATTATAGCCTGGCGACCCGTATTACCGCTACGTTGATAGTATCAGCACTAGGATTTGCCGTTGGTGCGGCGTCGTCGATAGAGTCAGCCGTCCTGCCTCAGAACAGCGCAGCACTTGGTGTCAGTGAAGTGGTTGCTTCGCTAGCAACTGGAATATACCTTCTCGGTTTCGCTGCGGGCTCTCTGGTGTCTGGGCCTTTGTCAGAAATCGTGGGCCGCAATGCTGTCTATCTCGCCTCGCTTACTCttttcatgatcttcatcatggCAAGTGGCCTTGCTCCTAACATCGGCGCGCAACTGGCCTTCCGTTTTCTTGCCGGTGTCTTTGGCTGTCCACCTCTTACCTGCGCCGGTGGCACAATTGCTGACTTATGGAACCCGCTGGAGAAAACCCTCACATTTCCTTTATATGCTATTACTTCTTTCGGCGGCCCTGTTTTGGGGCCACTTATAGCCTCCTATATGGGCCAGGGCACGCTTTCTTGGCGATGGACGAATTGGATCATGCTGATCATGTCTGGCCTCGTTATGGCGCTGATCGTCCTGTTGCAACCAGAGACCTACGGGCCTCTCTTGCTGAAATGGAAAGCTAAGCACTACCGCAAACTTACCGGCGACAATCGCTACCGATCTGAGATGGATATGCAAAAGATTGCGCTCTTTTCGCGCATTACCAATGCCTGTATACGCCAGTTTACGCTTACCGTCCACGAACCCATCATTCTGTTCATCGCGCTCTACATGACTGTGATATACATCGTGTTGTTTACATTCTTTGACGGTTACCCGTTCATCTTCGAAGAGGTCTACGGGGTAAGTCAGGGGATTACGAATGTCATTTGGATTGCGATGTATGTAGGTATTGCACTGGCCTCGTTATGGGTGCCTGTTGTCTATTCGTGGACCAAGAAGGAGTTTGCTGCCGTCAGTACCTGTCCCATGACGGAAGGCTCTTTGGAAGGCAATGCGACTGAGACTGAGGGTTCAAGCTCCGACGAcgaaagcagcaggaaaTCTCACCCCACCCGACCTGAAAATAGACTTTGGTTTGCAATGCTTGGTGCTCCATTGATTCCAATTGGTTTATTCTGGATGGGTTGGACTGACTATGTAAGAACCAACCCACCAACTTTAGAGTTTGCACGTACTAACCAGCCTTTGGCAGAAATCAATCTCAATCTGGTCCCCCATTATCGCCTCGGCCATCTTCGGCTTCGGAACTATCACCGTCTTCATATCGAGCTACATGTATGTCATCGACTCATACGACACGTATGCTGCATCTGCACTGGGGTTTATGACGGTCTCACGGTACTGCGCAGCCGGGGGAATGACTGTTGCCGGGATTCCGTTCTACTCGAACATGGGCGTTCATTACACGTTGACGATTCTGGCATGCATCAGTGTGGCAATGACACCGCTTCCGTATGTGTTTTGGAAGTTTGGGCATATTATCAGGGGGTGGTCTAAGTTTGCTGTTAATGCCTAGAGaaatagaaaaagaagagataTAGGCTATGTAATACGTCGGTTGTAGCCGACTTTAGCAAGATAGACTAGACATAAAATGAATATTGGCAAACGAATACTGAGTATGCAGTTGCAATATTAGCGGTAAACTTGAATAGCAAAACTAAACTGGCTACTGCCAAACCAGTGGTTGTCTTGAGGTCCTGGTCGATAAATCTAGACATTACCTAACACCGCAGGCGCAGTTAAAACTTTGGCTTCCCCGGCGACGAACAGTAACAATACCGACTTCCATAATCAGCATCGGAAGTCAATCGAAAGACCAAAATAATTATCAATAGCTTACTAAATTTGACGGAGCATAGTGCATCGTACCCCAGTATCTTTCAAAGCATCgtggcctgaggcataaGTAAAGACAAGTTAGTAGCTTACATAATTGCCATACAATCGCTCCGCAACATTTTACTGCAATCCGCAAAGCCGCAGTTAAACAATTCACATCCCATTCTCAGTTCTCAAAATGCACGCTACACGAGTTCTCCTAGCTCGCTCTGTGTGGAAGGGTACGTTTCCTATTCTCCGGCATCTGCCACCATACTGTACCAGGTCCAACTAACAGTCCCGATTCTCGACTCCAGGCCCGAACATCGTTCCGTACGCATACCGAGCACCCAACGTGGCCAATCCCACCAACCATAAATAATGAAAGCTAATGACTTCATGGAACagccttcccctccctcGTCAGCTCCCGCCCCCCCCGGGCACGCCCCCGATCAAGACGCAGAAACGGGCCGCGACGATCCTACCGAACTTCGTGGGCCTGCGCTTCTCCGTGCACAACGGCAAGACGTATCAGGATGTGTTGATAACAGATGAGATGGTTGGGAGGAAGTTGGGGGAGTTCGCGCCGTATGTTTCTTCCTATCTTATCCGTTCTTGTGCTGGGCTGGGGTTGAGATGTATTTGGATACGGACCGACGCCTTGGTGGAATCTGATGCTTTTAGTGGATTACGAACTGTTAAAGTTAGGGATATGGAAGATGACTAGCTGACTTGACTGTCTGGTATAGGACGCGGAAGAGGTTCACATACAAGCACTCGAAGAACAGGTGATCGGGCTTATTTTCGTGGAAGCGATCAATGGGTGAATTGGATGGGTGTCTTATTTGGTTTTGGCTGGGGTTTTCTTACTTTACTAGCGGTTTGCAACATTGTCTGTCCCGTCCGTGAGCCTTGAGGAGGGAGTGTATAACTATCTGCATATCTTTATATTGGGTTTTGTCAATACATGCCACATTTCGAAGCTCCTGATTTGTCAAGCAATGCGCATTTACAGTTTGTAGCTGTTGTATATGTAAGATGGATTGTCTAGGACTGTTGACAAAGATTATGAA
Protein-coding sequences here:
- a CDS encoding FAD-dependent oxidoreductase (transcript_id=CADANIAT00002583), with the translated sequence MRIIIIGGGISGCAVYLQLKKHLPQANTSSQQEIIIYEAYDTGIDTKDENCDGQPHSSTLVVGGGLGLFPNGLKVLERLDEDILRDIVCGGYVIAHQNMKSKNGTLLLRMDPSSDPDPSRDGKRMHLLGISRHSLWSNLRRRVPSCDIQTKRVSKVVANEHGSNVVYFANGSPPVEADLVIGADGVKGITKQALFPNQQICKPEYQGLVGVGGFISTKEVQGLVEKGSMNLVFGGNGFFGYFYSNSASSAQQMGSAYDISEPGETLAWWSTYAVDECPDPKSLDMDAVAKQLRERHAQWKDPVIQKILPSLQVRSMYPTWTTPQLPTWEKNGVVLIGDAAHALPSTSGQGSSQALEDAEAFAVLLSHTLRGVYKKDSADAITKKEAITTAAKQYEAIRYPRVQEILENAQRMQNSKRDMGPIADWLLLANISRMFPEYIVAFPEEGD
- a CDS encoding MFS transporter (transcript_id=CADANIAT00002584), translated to MKVWIINQSARTPSYLRAQSYLQYRRIGQAVRKQLSEHPEWTLNAQQRRDDLTTSIQNNGVADDKPSSLRPLSLPPGVKQKEIIDANGVSRTVLVVGWESHQDPTNPHNYSLATRITATLIVSALGFAVGAASSIESAVLPQNSAALGVSEVVASLATGIYLLGFAAGSLVSGPLSEIVGRNAVYLASLTLFMIFIMASGLAPNIGAQLAFRFLAGVFGCPPLTCAGGTIADLWNPLEKTLTFPLYAITSFGGPVLGPLIASYMGQGTLSWRWTNWIMLIMSGLVMALIVLLQPETYGPLLLKWKAKHYRKLTGDNRYRSEMDMQKIALFSRITNACIRQFTLTVHEPIILFIALYMTVIYIVLFTFFDGYPFIFEEVYGVSQGITNVIWIAMYVGIALASLWVPVVYSWTKKEFAAVSTCPMTEGSLEGNATETEGSSSDDESSRKSHPTRPENRLWFAMLGAPLIPIGLFWMGWTDYKSISIWSPIIASAIFGFGTITVFISSYMYVIDSYDTYAASALGFMTVSRYCAAGGMTVAGIPFYSNMGVHYTLTILACISVAMTPLPYVFWKFGHIIRGWSKFAVNA
- a CDS encoding uncharacterized protein (transcript_id=CADANIAT00002585), whose product is MRWLGGSWGSSRRRGRGSHTSTRRTGDRAYFRGSDQWVNWMGVLFGFGWGFLTLLAVCNIVCPVREP